The Saccharomonospora glauca K62 genome has a segment encoding these proteins:
- a CDS encoding tyrosine-protein phosphatase, translated as MLWLDLEGAVNARDVGGIPTDDGGKITRGRLLRSDNLQDLSPTDVTYLVDHLGLSTVVDLRSPTEVASEGPAPLTRLGHVTHVNYSLLPEHGFAATEEALLIRRKREEERFPGDPSCAHYLSYVEHRPDSIVSALRAVNRSPGAALVHCAAGKDRTGVVVAFALTVAGARREDVIRDYAATGERLHLILERLRNSPTYAGSVDSVPEDHHRPRAETMEAFLEHLDKRYGGVLGVLGRHGFTDDELDALRRKLRE; from the coding sequence GTGCTGTGGCTCGATCTCGAAGGTGCCGTGAACGCCAGGGACGTCGGAGGGATTCCCACCGACGACGGTGGGAAGATCACGCGTGGCAGGCTGCTGCGCTCCGACAACCTCCAGGACCTCTCGCCCACCGACGTGACGTATCTGGTGGACCACCTGGGGCTGAGCACCGTGGTGGACCTGCGGTCCCCCACCGAGGTCGCGTCCGAGGGACCCGCGCCGCTGACCCGGCTCGGCCATGTCACACACGTCAACTACTCGCTGCTTCCCGAGCACGGTTTCGCGGCCACGGAGGAAGCCCTGCTCATCCGCCGCAAACGGGAGGAGGAGCGCTTCCCCGGCGATCCGTCGTGCGCGCACTACCTCAGCTACGTGGAACATCGGCCCGACAGCATCGTGTCGGCCCTGCGGGCCGTCAACCGCTCGCCCGGCGCGGCCCTGGTGCACTGCGCGGCGGGCAAGGACCGCACCGGTGTGGTGGTGGCGTTCGCGCTCACCGTGGCCGGGGCGCGGCGCGAGGACGTCATCCGTGACTACGCGGCCACGGGAGAGCGTCTGCACCTCATCCTCGAACGCCTGCGGAACTCCCCCACCTACGCGGGCAGCGTCGACAGCGTCCCCGAGGACCACCATCGCCCGCGCGCCGAGACGATGGAGGCGTTCCTGGAGCATCTCGACAAGCGGTACGGCGGCGTGCTCGGCGTGCTCGGCCGCCACGGTTTCACCGACGACGAGCTCGACGCCTTGCGCCGCAAGCTCCGGGAGTGA
- the ggt gene encoding gamma-glutamyltransferase: protein MSTSMRPRRYRVLAGLTAVGMTVSLAVFTQPEADARPWRVEKTAVAIGAGGAVSSVDPEATAVGIEVLRRGGNATDAAVATAAALGVTEPYSAGIGGGGFFLHYDAATGEIEAIDGRETAPEAMPSDAFIDPSTGQPYPFFPDMVTSGVSVGVPGTPATWQAALRKWGTYSLAEALRPAVRLARRGFVVDEEFRKQTLDNAERFSAITSTAELFLPGGKAPEVGSVFRNPDLARTYTELGRHGVEWFYEGPIAKEIAATVRKPPRSGRTDLPVPPGHLTVRDMARYAVARPEPTRHDYRGYEVVGMAPPSSGGTGVGEILNILEHFDLASMSTEEALHHYLEASALAYADRARYLGDPAFVDVPVEELLSDDFAAERACALDSNAAADKPVAAGDADGDYDPTCRQPGTHVVDRPDTEGLSTTHLSVVDRWGNVVAYTLTIEQTGGSGITVPGRGFLLNNELTDFSHVYDPEDPNRIEGGKRPRSSMSPTIVLRDGKPWLTLGSPGGSTIITTVTQILLHRIDGGMDLPAALAAGRATQRNTVTVSAEPAFQRDYGASLEKYGHRLSTTTEIGAAAAIEILPDGTLQAVAEPERRGGGAAGVVRPRS from the coding sequence ATGTCCACGAGCATGCGCCCACGTCGGTATCGAGTGCTGGCGGGGCTGACGGCGGTGGGCATGACGGTGAGCCTGGCGGTGTTCACCCAGCCCGAGGCCGACGCGCGACCGTGGCGGGTCGAGAAGACCGCGGTGGCGATCGGCGCCGGGGGAGCGGTCAGCTCCGTGGACCCCGAGGCCACGGCTGTGGGAATCGAGGTGCTGCGCCGGGGTGGCAACGCGACCGACGCCGCCGTGGCGACCGCGGCCGCGCTGGGAGTCACCGAACCGTACAGCGCCGGCATCGGCGGTGGTGGTTTCTTCCTCCACTACGACGCCGCGACCGGTGAGATCGAGGCCATCGACGGCCGGGAGACCGCTCCGGAGGCCATGCCCTCCGACGCGTTCATCGACCCGAGCACCGGGCAACCGTATCCGTTCTTTCCGGACATGGTGACGAGCGGTGTGTCCGTCGGGGTGCCCGGAACACCCGCCACCTGGCAGGCCGCGCTCCGGAAGTGGGGGACGTACTCGTTGGCCGAGGCCCTACGACCGGCTGTTCGGCTCGCGCGGCGCGGTTTCGTGGTCGACGAGGAGTTCCGCAAACAGACCCTCGACAACGCGGAACGCTTCTCGGCGATCACCTCGACCGCGGAGTTGTTCCTACCGGGTGGAAAGGCTCCCGAGGTGGGGTCGGTGTTCCGCAACCCCGACCTCGCCCGCACTTACACCGAACTCGGCCGGCACGGCGTCGAGTGGTTCTACGAAGGACCGATCGCGAAGGAGATCGCCGCCACGGTGCGGAAACCGCCGCGCAGTGGCCGAACTGACCTGCCGGTGCCGCCGGGACACCTGACCGTCCGGGACATGGCCCGGTACGCGGTCGCCCGCCCGGAACCCACGCGCCACGACTATCGCGGCTACGAGGTCGTGGGAATGGCCCCGCCGTCCAGCGGCGGAACCGGAGTCGGTGAGATCCTCAACATCCTCGAACACTTCGACCTGGCGTCGATGAGCACCGAGGAGGCCCTGCACCACTACCTGGAGGCGTCGGCCCTGGCCTACGCCGACCGCGCCCGCTACCTCGGGGACCCCGCCTTCGTCGACGTGCCCGTCGAGGAGCTGCTGTCCGACGACTTCGCCGCCGAGCGGGCGTGCGCGCTCGATTCGAACGCCGCGGCGGACAAACCGGTGGCGGCGGGCGACGCCGACGGCGACTACGACCCCACCTGCCGACAGCCGGGCACCCACGTCGTCGACCGACCCGACACCGAAGGACTGTCGACCACACATCTGTCCGTCGTGGACCGATGGGGCAACGTGGTGGCGTACACGCTGACGATCGAGCAGACGGGCGGCAGCGGCATCACCGTGCCCGGCCGAGGATTCCTGCTGAACAACGAGCTCACCGACTTCAGCCACGTGTACGACCCGGAGGACCCGAACCGCATCGAGGGCGGCAAACGGCCGCGTTCCTCGATGTCGCCCACCATCGTGCTGCGGGACGGGAAACCGTGGCTGACACTCGGCTCGCCGGGAGGCTCCACGATCATCACCACGGTGACCCAGATCCTTCTCCACCGCATCGACGGCGGCATGGATCTTCCCGCCGCGCTCGCGGCGGGAAGGGCCACGCAGCGCAACACCGTCACCGTGTCGGCGGAACCCGCGTTCCAGCGGGACTACGGTGCCTCGCTGGAGAAGTACGGGCACCGGCTCTCCACCACCACGGAGATCGGCGCCGCCGCGGCCATCGAGATCCTGCCCGACGGCACGCTCCAGGCCGTCGCCGAACCGGAACGCCGAGGCGGCGGTGCCGCCGGGGTGGTGCGTCCACGTTCGTGA
- a CDS encoding DUF4429 domain-containing protein, which translates to MAEISSPFGTWTFDGEVLRITPGSHRRVHKVRKTLGEIALPLSTFTGLSYEPGRRSGKLRVRLKDGADPLSLVAGGHLPTNADPYQLTVEPEQQQAAEYLVDAVRFTRRPDDDPESFDRYALPGPSVPVTVSVGEATVSCDGRRVVMEWGWQAPEAKRKLRRTELALDAIEGVDWLPTIGLNDGLLRFRARDVPTTLPPEADPHCVRLVWGTENELMTVLVAAAVVARLPHPNAPAEPEPEDSSASAPDASTLDEVDGVLRRLRELGDLHRDGILDDAEFATAKQALLRRLSG; encoded by the coding sequence ATGGCCGAGATCAGCTCACCCTTCGGCACGTGGACGTTCGACGGCGAAGTACTGCGCATCACCCCCGGCTCCCATCGCCGCGTGCACAAAGTACGCAAGACCCTCGGCGAGATCGCGCTTCCGCTCTCCACGTTCACGGGCCTGTCGTACGAGCCCGGCCGTAGATCCGGAAAGCTCCGGGTGCGCCTCAAGGACGGCGCCGATCCACTGTCGTTGGTGGCGGGCGGTCACCTGCCCACCAACGCCGATCCCTATCAGCTCACCGTCGAGCCCGAGCAGCAACAGGCCGCCGAGTACCTGGTGGACGCCGTGCGGTTCACCAGGAGGCCGGACGACGACCCGGAGTCCTTCGACCGGTACGCGCTGCCCGGTCCCTCCGTCCCCGTGACGGTGTCCGTCGGGGAGGCCACCGTGTCGTGCGACGGCCGTCGCGTGGTCATGGAGTGGGGATGGCAGGCCCCCGAGGCGAAACGGAAGCTCCGGCGCACCGAACTCGCCCTCGACGCCATCGAGGGAGTGGACTGGCTGCCGACGATCGGCTTGAACGACGGCCTGCTGCGGTTCCGCGCTCGCGATGTGCCCACCACCTTGCCGCCCGAGGCCGATCCTCACTGCGTGCGTCTGGTCTGGGGCACGGAGAACGAGCTGATGACCGTGTTGGTCGCCGCGGCCGTCGTGGCCAGATTGCCGCACCCGAACGCGCCCGCCGAGCCGGAGCCGGAGGACTCCTCCGCCTCGGCACCCGACGCGAGCACGCTCGACGAGGTGGACGGAGTGCTGCGGCGGCTGCGGGAGCTCGGCGACCTGCACCGCGACGGCATCCTGGACGACGCCGAGTTCGCCACCGCGAAGCAGGCGTTGCTGCGCAGGCTCTCGGGCTGA
- a CDS encoding amidase — translation MRHGLVGLLAAVSAVSTVLSTAVTPASAERSAPDPEPGVVGLTVAELRVLLDEGTVTSAQLVDAYLRRIDAYDRDRADRLGLRAVLSVAPTARAEARRLDAERARGHVRGPLHGIPVVVKDNIDTRDLPTTSGSLALRGLRAPDDATQIARLRDAGAIVLAKTNLHEYAMSIYTISSLGGQTRNPYDPSRHPGGSSGGTAAAVAASFAPAGLGTDTCGSVRIPAAHNNLVGVRPTFGLSSRDGVAPLAGTQDTVGPLTATVEDAALLLDVTVGYDPADPATEAARGRIPDSYTNGLRRGALRGARLGVVTDYFDTEGRATDTSALVRAAVADMEALGAETVELGPQPELMDAAGRANRVRHEFERDFNAYLAESARGKPRRLAHLAEPRNELTLADIVASGEVTPSVLETLRGWVDSPPLPNPEYEEALRQRDRLRNLLTDLMTAHDLDALVYPTISEPPTPIGVEQSYRNCRLAAFSGFPAVSVPAGFTVDGLPVGVELLGAPFTEPTLLGLAYDYEQATGHRTPPAGTPPL, via the coding sequence GTGCGGCACGGACTCGTCGGCCTGCTCGCTGCCGTTTCCGCTGTGTCGACCGTGTTGTCCACGGCGGTCACCCCCGCCTCGGCCGAACGGTCGGCCCCCGACCCGGAACCCGGGGTGGTCGGGCTGACGGTGGCCGAGCTGCGTGTCCTGCTCGACGAGGGCACGGTGACGTCCGCGCAGCTCGTCGACGCGTACCTGCGCCGCATCGACGCCTACGACCGTGACCGGGCGGATCGGCTCGGCCTGCGGGCGGTGCTCTCGGTCGCTCCCACGGCCAGGGCGGAGGCGAGGCGGCTCGACGCCGAACGCGCGCGGGGACACGTTCGTGGTCCCTTGCACGGAATCCCCGTCGTGGTGAAGGACAACATCGACACCCGTGACTTGCCGACCACGAGCGGTTCACTGGCGTTGCGCGGCCTGCGTGCCCCCGACGACGCCACCCAGATAGCTCGTCTCCGGGACGCGGGGGCCATCGTGCTCGCCAAGACGAATCTGCACGAGTACGCGATGAGCATCTACACCATCTCCTCGCTCGGAGGCCAGACCCGTAACCCGTACGACCCGAGCCGTCACCCCGGCGGCTCCAGCGGCGGGACCGCCGCGGCCGTGGCGGCGTCGTTCGCTCCGGCCGGCCTCGGCACGGACACGTGCGGGTCGGTACGCATCCCGGCCGCGCACAACAACCTCGTCGGGGTGCGTCCCACCTTCGGACTGTCCAGTCGCGACGGGGTCGCGCCCCTGGCGGGCACGCAGGACACCGTCGGCCCCCTCACCGCGACGGTCGAGGACGCCGCTCTGTTACTCGACGTCACCGTGGGTTATGACCCGGCGGACCCGGCCACCGAAGCGGCACGCGGCCGGATTCCCGACTCCTACACGAACGGATTGCGGCGCGGCGCGTTGCGGGGTGCGCGACTGGGGGTCGTCACCGACTACTTCGACACCGAGGGGCGCGCGACCGACACCAGCGCGCTTGTCCGTGCGGCCGTGGCCGACATGGAGGCTCTCGGCGCCGAGACGGTGGAACTCGGGCCGCAGCCGGAGCTCATGGACGCCGCCGGACGGGCCAACCGGGTGCGACACGAGTTCGAGCGGGACTTCAACGCCTACCTCGCCGAGTCCGCGCGAGGAAAGCCCCGCAGACTGGCGCACCTGGCCGAGCCTAGGAACGAACTCACCCTCGCCGACATCGTGGCCTCCGGCGAGGTCACCCCGAGTGTGCTGGAGACCCTGCGGGGTTGGGTGGACAGCCCGCCCCTGCCCAACCCGGAGTACGAGGAAGCCCTCCGGCAGCGCGACCGGCTGCGGAACCTGCTCACCGACCTGATGACGGCTCACGACCTCGACGCGCTGGTCTACCCGACCATCAGCGAGCCGCCGACCCCGATCGGCGTCGAGCAGTCGTACCGCAACTGCCGACTCGCCGCGTTCAGCGGCTTTCCGGCCGTGAGTGTCCCGGCCGGGTTCACCGTCGACGGCCTGCCCGTGGGGGTGGAGCTGTTGGGAGCGCCCTTCACCGAGCCGACGTTGCTCGGCCTGGCCTACGACTACGAGCAGGCCACCGGACACCGGACTCCACCGGCGGGAACGCCACCTCTGTGA
- a CDS encoding YbaB/EbfC family nucleoid-associated protein: protein MTSSETLAARAARLHARSEQLRETTARRRQALERARDHLAAVEGTASSDDGLVTATVDTDGVLTRLELSPKVRGSTPHALAHVITGVVRRAAADARNRKRAVYESLRAEGAVSKVPEMPSPDVGGPLTLSSTTPVHPTTVPARSPRPDRRPPRISNSDHDDGPPSSWLLRAT, encoded by the coding sequence GTGACTTCGAGCGAGACACTGGCAGCCCGTGCCGCGCGCCTGCATGCGCGGTCGGAACAGCTTCGTGAGACAACGGCGCGCCGCCGGCAAGCGCTCGAACGGGCTCGCGATCACCTCGCTGCCGTGGAGGGCACGGCGTCGTCCGACGACGGGCTGGTCACCGCGACGGTCGACACCGACGGTGTGCTCACCCGGCTGGAGCTGTCACCGAAGGTGAGGGGATCCACCCCCCACGCGCTGGCCCACGTGATCACAGGGGTCGTGCGGCGGGCCGCGGCCGACGCTCGAAACCGGAAGCGTGCCGTCTACGAGTCGCTCCGCGCCGAGGGCGCGGTGTCGAAGGTGCCCGAGATGCCGTCCCCGGACGTGGGCGGGCCACTGACGCTGTCCTCGACCACCCCGGTTCACCCCACGACGGTTCCGGCTCGGTCGCCCCGTCCGGACCGGCGGCCGCCACGGATTTCCAACTCGGACCACGACGACGGTCCCCCGTCCTCGTGGCTGCTTCGGGCCACCTGA
- a CDS encoding TAXI family TRAP transporter solute-binding subunit, with protein MRTTTRTGRGRGVGRLAAALLATVAVTTACAGGGAGDGGFTTNLQLGTGSTGGVYYPLGQEYANIFVDTIDIEGLNVTAVETGASVENLAKIARGELQLAIAQHNTAQDAVNGRGEFEGAKVENVGLLGKLYPEAAQIITLESSGIDSVADLRGKTVAIGPPGGGTREAAEQILAAYGLEEGSYTALEEGFADAKTKLQDGNADASIEILGVPAASLQELHATTGQVKLIPITGPELDTVVANSQFEKYEIPVGTYDFLDEPVPTVSVFASMYASTTQVSEELGYELTKALYERTEDLTLAQKELITLEEATLGQGDVPLHPGARKYFAEQGLLD; from the coding sequence GTGCGTACGACAACACGCACCGGGCGTGGACGTGGTGTCGGCCGGTTGGCCGCGGCCCTGCTCGCGACGGTCGCGGTGACCACGGCGTGTGCGGGCGGCGGAGCGGGTGACGGAGGATTCACCACCAATCTGCAGCTCGGCACCGGCAGCACGGGTGGGGTGTACTACCCGCTCGGGCAGGAATACGCGAACATCTTCGTCGACACCATCGACATCGAGGGGCTGAACGTCACCGCCGTGGAGACCGGGGCCTCCGTCGAGAATCTCGCCAAGATCGCCCGCGGTGAGCTGCAACTCGCCATCGCCCAGCACAACACGGCGCAGGACGCCGTGAACGGACGTGGTGAGTTCGAGGGCGCGAAGGTGGAGAACGTCGGCCTGCTCGGCAAGCTCTACCCCGAAGCCGCCCAGATCATCACCCTGGAGTCCTCGGGCATCGACTCGGTGGCCGACCTGCGGGGCAAGACCGTCGCCATCGGCCCTCCGGGCGGAGGCACCAGGGAAGCGGCCGAACAGATCCTGGCCGCCTACGGCCTCGAAGAAGGCTCCTACACGGCCTTGGAGGAAGGCTTCGCCGACGCCAAGACGAAGCTGCAGGACGGCAACGCCGACGCCTCCATCGAGATCCTCGGCGTTCCCGCGGCGAGTCTGCAGGAGCTGCACGCCACGACCGGGCAGGTGAAGCTGATCCCGATAACCGGTCCCGAGCTGGACACCGTCGTGGCCAACAGCCAGTTCGAGAAGTACGAGATCCCGGTGGGCACCTACGACTTCCTCGACGAGCCGGTGCCGACCGTCTCGGTGTTCGCCTCCATGTACGCCTCCACCACGCAGGTCAGCGAGGAGTTGGGCTACGAGCTCACGAAGGCGCTCTACGAGCGGACCGAGGACCTCACCCTGGCCCAGAAGGAACTGATCACGCTGGAGGAGGCCACTCTCGGGCAGGGTGACGTCCCGCTGCACCCCGGCGCGCGCAAGTACTTCGCGGAGCAAGGCCTGCTCGACTGA
- a CDS encoding sodium-dependent transporter, with product MHAEHREQWGTRAGFLMAAIGSAIGLGNIWRFPYVAYQNGGGAFLIPYLVALLTAGIPLLILEYSLGHKYRRTPPSAFLSLSRPTQFIGWWQVIICFVIAAYYAVIVAWAIMYTGYSFDKAWGDNPEAFLFSDFLRAPDAPTGDLSFVGHILVPLLVVWLITLGVLAVGVRGGIERANKIFIPLLVVLFGVLVVRALTLPGATDGLNAFFEPDWSAITDGGVWVAAYGQIFFSLSVGFGIMITYSSYLQRRADLSGSAMVAGLANSSFELLAGIGVFATLGFMAASAGTPIDELATGGIGLAFVAFPQIISNMPAGELFGVLFFASLAIAGLTSLISIVQVIVGSVADRTGLKRVPAVLIVGGLTALVSILLFPTTNGVHLLDVVDHFINQYGIVVAAFVAVIAVAWVLRQLEPLGEHANATSAIKVGPLWRITLGVVTPIMLGWMLWDSLRIELVENYSGYSGGFLLGAGWAVALGALVLGVILSLIPWKRGRQVAEEEVQA from the coding sequence ATGCATGCAGAGCACCGTGAGCAATGGGGCACCCGTGCTGGGTTCCTCATGGCCGCCATCGGCTCCGCCATCGGATTGGGGAACATTTGGCGGTTCCCCTACGTGGCCTACCAGAACGGCGGCGGGGCGTTCCTCATCCCTTATCTCGTCGCACTTCTGACGGCCGGTATCCCGCTTCTGATCCTGGAGTACTCCCTCGGGCACAAGTACCGGAGGACCCCGCCGTCGGCGTTTTTGAGCCTGTCCCGCCCGACCCAGTTCATCGGCTGGTGGCAGGTCATCATCTGCTTCGTCATCGCCGCCTACTACGCCGTCATCGTGGCGTGGGCGATCATGTACACGGGGTATTCGTTCGACAAGGCGTGGGGTGACAACCCCGAGGCGTTCCTCTTCTCGGACTTCCTCCGGGCCCCGGACGCTCCCACGGGGGACCTATCCTTCGTCGGCCACATTCTGGTCCCGCTCCTCGTGGTCTGGCTGATCACACTGGGTGTGCTGGCGGTGGGGGTACGTGGCGGCATCGAGCGCGCCAACAAGATCTTCATCCCCCTGCTCGTGGTGTTGTTCGGCGTCCTCGTCGTCCGGGCCCTGACCCTGCCGGGCGCGACGGACGGTCTCAACGCGTTCTTCGAGCCCGACTGGTCGGCCATCACCGACGGTGGCGTGTGGGTCGCGGCCTACGGACAGATCTTCTTCTCCCTGTCCGTCGGCTTCGGCATCATGATCACGTACTCGTCGTATCTCCAGCGACGCGCCGACCTCAGTGGTTCGGCCATGGTGGCGGGCCTCGCCAACAGCTCGTTCGAGCTGCTGGCGGGTATCGGTGTGTTCGCCACGCTCGGCTTCATGGCCGCGTCCGCCGGAACCCCGATCGACGAGCTGGCGACCGGCGGCATCGGTCTGGCGTTCGTGGCCTTCCCGCAGATCATCTCGAACATGCCCGCCGGAGAGCTGTTCGGCGTCCTGTTCTTCGCCTCGCTGGCCATCGCCGGGCTCACCTCGCTGATCAGCATCGTGCAGGTGATCGTCGGCTCGGTCGCCGACCGCACGGGCCTGAAGCGGGTCCCGGCCGTGCTCATCGTGGGCGGGCTGACCGCGCTCGTGTCGATCCTGCTCTTCCCCACCACCAACGGCGTCCACCTGCTCGACGTGGTGGACCACTTCATCAACCAGTACGGCATCGTCGTCGCCGCGTTCGTCGCGGTGATCGCCGTCGCCTGGGTGCTGCGTCAGCTCGAGCCGCTGGGCGAGCACGCCAACGCCACCTCCGCCATCAAGGTCGGCCCGCTGTGGAGGATCACGCTCGGCGTGGTCACCCCCATCATGCTCGGCTGGATGCTGTGGGACAGCCTGCGGATCGAACTGGTCGAGAACTACAGCGGATACTCGGGCGGGTTCCTGCTCGGGGCGGGCTGGGCGGTGGCGCTGGGTGCGCTCGTGCTCGGTGTCATCCTGTCCCTGATCCCGTGGAAGCGGGGTCGGCAAGTCGCTGAAGAGGAGGTGCAGGCCTGA
- a CDS encoding TRAP transporter permease, translated as MTDDTASPSARPNSEDSPEPDEERRSERARAYDRESRYRTRLGPWKYLVAVLGTGLTLFQLYTALFGTFSSIIQGAVHVGMALSLVYLLYPARKAWVDRPGVPLYDVVLCVLALAANGYIVFDYERLTTRAVVLGFTPFDVVVATVALALILEATRRCVGLPIVVIALAALAYGYYGPYLPIFPHPGFSFDALVSESVYSSTSVFGTPVQVSSTFIFLFLFFGVVLVKTNIGQFFNDLAFGLTGRYTGGTAKAAVVASGLQGMVSGSSVANTVASGSFTIPMMKRAGLRPHVAGATEATASTGGQLVPPVMGAAVFIMAEYTGTPYNELILYAVVPAALYYLGVFSGVHFEALRTGVLGSPKEHLPRLRGLLGRSYLIAPLVVIVGLLLAGRSPANAALFGILTALLVSLVRADTRLSLPEFARLFEAGARAALPVIAACASAGIIAGTVTRTGLGGKLAGGIVDLSGGGFVPVLVLTMVACLLLGMGLPTTANYVVTATVAAPILVQLGVPVVAAHFFVFYFGIVADITPPVCLAAYAGAGLAGANPMRTGVMAFKLAVPAFLVPYVFVLEPQLLLQEATFATFTVTLLTAVVGIVAVSAGLMGFAPDDGRLLRAALIVGGLAAIHPNPWVSLVGILVIAAVIVARRLRRPEHRRGRDERITIP; from the coding sequence ATGACCGACGACACGGCCTCGCCCTCGGCTCGCCCGAACTCCGAGGATTCCCCCGAGCCGGACGAGGAGCGGCGGAGTGAGCGGGCCCGCGCGTACGACCGGGAGAGCCGCTACCGCACCCGGTTGGGGCCGTGGAAGTACCTCGTCGCGGTGCTCGGCACCGGGCTGACGTTGTTCCAGCTCTACACGGCGCTGTTCGGCACGTTCTCCTCGATCATCCAGGGAGCGGTCCACGTCGGGATGGCGCTGAGCCTGGTGTACCTGCTGTACCCGGCGAGGAAGGCGTGGGTGGACAGGCCGGGGGTGCCGCTGTACGACGTGGTGCTGTGCGTGCTCGCGCTCGCGGCGAACGGCTACATCGTGTTCGACTACGAGCGGCTGACGACCCGCGCGGTGGTCCTCGGCTTCACGCCGTTCGACGTCGTCGTGGCCACCGTGGCGCTGGCGTTGATCCTGGAGGCCACGCGCCGCTGCGTCGGTCTGCCGATCGTGGTGATCGCGCTGGCCGCGCTCGCCTACGGCTACTACGGTCCGTACCTGCCGATCTTTCCCCACCCCGGCTTCTCGTTCGACGCCCTGGTGTCCGAATCGGTCTACAGCTCGACGTCGGTGTTCGGCACGCCCGTGCAGGTGTCCTCGACGTTCATCTTCCTGTTCCTGTTCTTCGGGGTCGTCCTCGTCAAGACCAACATCGGGCAGTTCTTCAACGACCTGGCCTTCGGGCTCACCGGCCGCTACACCGGCGGCACGGCGAAGGCCGCCGTGGTGGCCAGCGGGCTGCAGGGCATGGTGTCGGGCAGTTCCGTGGCCAACACCGTCGCCTCCGGGTCGTTCACCATCCCGATGATGAAACGCGCGGGGCTCCGGCCCCACGTCGCGGGCGCGACGGAGGCCACCGCCTCCACCGGCGGGCAGCTCGTACCGCCCGTGATGGGCGCGGCCGTGTTCATCATGGCCGAGTACACCGGTACGCCCTACAACGAACTGATCCTGTACGCGGTGGTCCCGGCGGCGCTCTACTACCTGGGCGTGTTCAGCGGTGTGCACTTCGAGGCACTGCGCACGGGCGTGCTCGGCTCCCCGAAGGAGCACCTGCCACGGCTGCGCGGTCTCCTCGGGCGTTCCTACCTGATCGCGCCCCTGGTGGTCATCGTCGGGCTGCTGCTGGCGGGCCGTTCCCCGGCCAACGCCGCGTTGTTCGGCATCCTCACCGCCCTGCTGGTGAGCCTGGTGCGGGCCGACACCCGACTGTCCCTTCCCGAGTTCGCGCGGCTGTTCGAGGCGGGGGCGCGCGCCGCGTTGCCGGTGATCGCGGCCTGTGCGAGCGCGGGCATCATCGCGGGCACGGTCACGCGGACGGGGCTCGGCGGCAAGCTGGCCGGCGGCATCGTGGACCTGTCGGGCGGCGGCTTCGTCCCGGTGCTCGTCCTCACGATGGTGGCGTGCCTGCTGCTGGGCATGGGGCTTCCGACGACGGCGAACTACGTCGTCACGGCCACGGTCGCGGCTCCGATCCTGGTCCAGCTCGGCGTGCCCGTCGTGGCCGCGCACTTCTTCGTCTTCTACTTCGGCATCGTCGCCGACATCACCCCACCGGTGTGCCTGGCCGCCTACGCGGGGGCGGGACTGGCGGGCGCCAATCCCATGCGTACCGGGGTCATGGCGTTCAAACTCGCTGTCCCGGCGTTTCTCGTGCCGTACGTGTTCGTCCTCGAACCTCAGTTGTTGTTGCAGGAGGCGACCTTCGCCACGTTCACCGTCACGCTGCTCACCGCCGTCGTGGGCATCGTGGCGGTGTCGGCCGGGCTCATGGGGTTCGCGCCGGACGACGGCAGGCTGCTCCGCGCCGCCCTGATCGTGGGCGGTCTGGCGGCCATCCACCCGAATCCGTGGGTGTCACTTGTCGGCATCCTCGTGATCGCGGCGGTGATCGTGGCCCGGCGCCTCCGGCGTCCCGAGCATCGGCGCGGACGAGACGAAAGGATCACGATCCCATGA
- a CDS encoding GNAT family protein, which translates to MSDSGPRFHTLTAEEVAEVFARAAQGVFPDPDWAVRVAPLCGPAAAVVAFTGCFLVTAPVDVSWWERTLAEVGSADPLHPRVLVALADHLGTTIGENDAVLVASPAPALSLAPPVRLLPFDDGHPRLERARRMRDDVRAWTTVEGDGLLVLGRGLGGRWEMAMDVAPHSRARGLGRALASAARSKVPQGEPVFAQVTPGNAASVRALLAAGYRPIGQEVLFPLRPAGGGA; encoded by the coding sequence ATGAGCGATTCGGGCCCTCGCTTCCACACGCTCACGGCCGAGGAGGTCGCGGAGGTGTTCGCCCGCGCGGCACAGGGCGTGTTCCCCGACCCCGACTGGGCGGTGCGGGTGGCGCCATTGTGCGGTCCCGCCGCCGCGGTGGTGGCCTTCACCGGGTGCTTCCTCGTGACCGCGCCCGTGGACGTGTCGTGGTGGGAGCGCACCCTCGCCGAGGTGGGAAGTGCCGATCCCCTGCATCCCCGGGTGCTGGTCGCGCTCGCCGACCATCTGGGGACCACGATCGGGGAGAACGACGCGGTACTGGTGGCCTCGCCCGCCCCCGCTCTGTCGCTCGCACCGCCGGTGCGGCTGTTGCCGTTCGACGACGGGCATCCCCGGTTGGAGCGGGCCCGCCGAATGCGTGACGACGTGCGGGCATGGACCACCGTAGAGGGCGACGGCCTGCTGGTGCTCGGTCGTGGTCTCGGCGGGCGGTGGGAGATGGCCATGGACGTGGCTCCCCACTCTCGTGCCCGAGGCCTGGGCCGCGCGCTCGCCTCCGCCGCCCGCAGCAAGGTCCCCCAAGGGGAACCGGTGTTCGCGCAAGTCACGCCGGGCAACGCGGCGTCGGTGCGGGCGCTGCTCGCGGCGGGGTACCGGCCGATCGGGCAGGAAGTGCTGTTCCCTCTACGACCGGCGGGTGGCGGGGCGTAG